Proteins found in one Plasmodium gaboni strain SY75 chromosome 13, whole genome shotgun sequence genomic segment:
- a CDS encoding transcriptional regulatory protein sir2a, protein MGNLMISFLKKDTQSITLEELAKIIKKCKHVVALTGSGTSAESNIPSFRGSSNSIWSKYDPRIYGTIWGFWKYPEKIWEVIRDISSDYEIEINNGHAALSTLESLGYLKSVITQNVDGLHEASGNTKVISLHGNVFEAVCCTCNKIVKLNKIMLQKTSHFMHQLPPECPCGGIFKPNIILFGEVVSSDLLKEAEEEITKCDLLLVIGTSSTVSTATNLCHFACKKKKKIVEINISKTYITNKMSDYHVCAKFSELIKVANILKGVK, encoded by the coding sequence atggGTAATTTAATGATTTCTTTTTTGAAAAAAGACACACAAAGTATTACTTTGGAGGAGCTAGccaaaataataaaaaagtgCAAACACGTCGTTGCCTTAACAGGGTCAGGTACATCTGCAGAAAGTAACATCCCAAGTTTCCGAGGGTCATCGAATTCGATATGGAGTAAGTATGACCCAAGAATATATGGAACTATATGGGGTTTCTGGAAGTATCCTGAGAAGATATGGGAAGTAATAAGAGATATATCATCTGATTATGAAATAGAAATAAACAATGGTCATGCAGCTTTATCAACTTTAGAAAGTTTGGGTTATTTAAAATCAGTAATAACACAGAATGTCGATGGATTACATGAAGCAAGTGGGAATACAAAAGTTATATCATTACATGGGAATGTATTTGAAGCAGTATGTTGTACATGTAATAAAATAgtaaaattaaataaaataatgttaCAGAAAACATCTCATTTTATGCATCAGTTACCACCTGAATGTCCTTGTGGAGGAATATTTAAACCGaacattatattatttggAGAGGTTGTTTCATCAGATCTTTTAAAAGAAGCAGAGGAAGAAATAACAAAATGTGATTTACTTTTAGTAATTGGTACATCATCAACAGTATCAACAGCTACTAATTTGTGTCATTTCGCTtgtaagaaaaaaaaaaaaattgtgGAAATTAATATATCCAAAACATATATAACAAACAAAATGTCTGATTATCATGTGTGTGCAAAATTTAGTGAATTAATTAAAGTGgcaaatatattaaaaggGGTCAagtga
- a CDS encoding hypothetical protein (conserved Plasmodium protein, unknown function), which yields MTDYKVASACIEELKEICSELLNAKEEEVFNKLSLYDEFEEKIKKIQPIITRIRIRRNETNEEKKIYGEKMIKNVDILLERFDILYNIYEEELTVFKENYEIEKNRRIEKKLLEEKEKENNEKELLNRGRLKTQLEQEEILKKNLEKENLLKKEQEEYNNKMNRIETMKTIIKEKCSFLYDEISNACNKYETIKYIYTQLNGNNVNINNIYTNIINDNENELLLNNSIYFIDCIYMIYKNNEFKLFKEALKNLIEYLEELVKNIDNQQLKLINLMNKTFQKNILSKKGILFLFILIGFVLKKTDEILPILKNINTDINNENIYIYLEEPNITTNYDQWILWFQHIQKCVTILCTFFRHIHKFSDIPDDEKIKSIFLYLKEKFSNEQNVSTLGT from the coding sequence ATGACCGATTATAAAGTAGCATCTGCCTGCATTGAGGAGCTGAAAGAAATTTGTAGTGAATTACTAAATGCTAAAGAAGAAGAAGTATTCAATAAGCTTAGTTTATATGACGAATTTGAagagaaaataaaaaaaatacaacCAATAATAACAAGAATTAGAATAAGAAGAAATGAAActaatgaagaaaaaaagatatatggagaaaagatgataaaaaatgttgatattttattagaaaggtttgatatattatataatatatatgaagaaGAATTGACTgtatttaaagaaaattatgaaattgaaaaaaatagaagaattgaaaaaaagttattagaagaaaaagaaaaagaaaataatgaaaaagaattaCTTAATAGAGGAAGATTAAAAACACAATTAGAACAAGAAGagattttaaaaaagaatttagaaaaagaaaatttactaaaaaaagaacaagaagaatataataataaaatgaatagAATAGAAACTATGAAAACCATAATTAAAGAGAAatgttcttttttatatgacGAAATATCAAATGCatgtaataaatatgaaactattaaatatatttatacacaattaaatggaaataatgttaatattaataatatatatacaaatattataaatgataatgaaaatgaacttttattaaataattctatatattttattgattgtatatatatgatttataaaaataatgaattcaaattatttaaagaagcattaaaaaatttaatagAATATTTAGAAGAATTagttaaaaatatagataaccaacaattaaaattaattaatcttatgaataaaacttttcaaaaaaatatactttcaaaaaaaggtatcttatttttatttattttaattggttttgttttaaaaaaaacagaTGAAATTTTACcaatattaaaaaatataaatacagatattaataacgaaaatatatatatttatttagAAGAACCTAATATTACAACTAATTATGATCAATGGATATTATGGTTCCAGCATATACAAAAATGTGTCACCATACTATGTACCTTTTTTAGacatatacataaattTTCTGATATCCCagatgatgaaaaaataaaatccatatttttatatttaaaagaaaagtTTTCAAATGAACAGAATGTATCCACATTAGGAAcatga
- a CDS encoding DNA-directed RNA polymerase 3 largest subunit, which translates to MMKKKNIDIEELKRLIEESSMKKRFVKDIKSNCEIKSIKFGIMSKEDIIKYSEVKIMNREMYKNNSGIPYPYGVLDLKLGAHKSNSICETCNKRLINCSGHFGYIELNYPVFHIGYYKYIIHILYCICKYCSNILLSKEKIEFYCNLKKKSTDDSFYKKHLFKRILNNCKKVNKCYICGNPQGVIKKIIKPSLDQFMKLKHILKIKENGKMIIKEEDLNSLYVLKLFKNINPYHVKLLNIENPEKLIITALLVPPNTIRPSVIIDEHGTAEDDLTCILSEITQLNNTIYNQCTNGYQTNQFLGNVEFLQLQITRFINSDSPAVSQLLATQNISKPGRGICQRLKGKEGRFRCNLSGKRVDFSSRTVISPDPNISIDEVVIPKIIAMRLTYPETVNKYNIDKLKRLIKNGCNKWPGANYIIKKSKKGIDPSSDISTIHNNNINNMNNMNNINNINNMNNINNINNMNNSSNIFNVINNYINNNSNNVRYNIKDVNNNSYTINSNNTLKDISHIDNVNNDIKNSNNNNNNNSNSNSNIYNNNIYNNNYNHTQDNEEERKNSQFNKISLKYANKNHVIQHLNIGDIVERHICDGDIVLFNRQPSLHRMSIMCHKAKIMDYKTFRFNECVCSPYNADFDGDEMNLHVPQTEEARAEALYLMSVKHNLITPKNGEVIIALTQDFLSASYIITNKDTFLDRDTFCLLCSYFSDASLYIELPIPAILKPKELWTGKQLISVLIKPNKKENTIINFEIQEREYSNKYGDLKHLCVNDSYVCFYKSELICGSLGKKVLGSSKYGLFYYLIHHNSSHIALKIMNRLSKLTSRYFSNKGMTIGIDDVTPSPTLTEKKKDLLLKGYEKVNNEILLYNEKKMQIQPGCTLEETLEIKVKSILDDLRNDAGKTCNQYLHYLNKPLIMFNSGAKGALINIAQMIACVGQQNVAGQRIQNGFINRTLPHFHFHCKDSESRGFVQNSFYTGLSPTEFFFHTMSGREGLVDTAVKTAETGYMQRRLMKALEDLSIHYDYSVRSCDKQIVQFIYGDDALNPSYIDNNNTYLDQFDKVFDHIVSISSSHLLLSYKNQIPHLDNIQPKNKTINNKWDKNRKCDSNIKCDSNIKCDSNIKCDSNNYYVHNESCVIHNIINRLVSNNIVEEDLFIPLQHDEFLVKKIMEYSPNMECNYQDIITSLDLNKNIPFIHDQEENDSSSKLCIEEHITINNTCNDNNNIYIEQMEMKKLYKNKRKEKQSFKTTITDIHEDSQGCINKVITNNAWSASDKKKEEIYHCNDHIQYDDNISCDYIKCTDIQNKHHLLNHQLSLIQNNVILPPNDYHSIYHFVNEYRNVVEIKNLIDKKKIFLNNSEKKLVQSKYNSMSKNLKKKIQIINNIYRNEKKKLNRWKTKMDNHDDYWSSDQDSVIVKKIIKIKNKEKRIYHPKEEKEIIDINNYKLTTTNNNNDNDNNDDNNNNDDNNNNDDNNNNDSNNNNNIDEFTTTIHIGDKNNDFSEEFFYNINENDILYHNKYYRQIFKNVIGFVSVFEYVESYKQHYILFPYEIIKWTSFLLEYLTDIIPTNIFLHTKLSKKEKPTHQKNTGKMKIYMEEIKKWLFIKAINIYKYFSFKKSIELIKKNDYFNYIIKNYDISHRYIIHNYSFINLKQLYLFIFFNIYKYFKYISTPGDAVGSISAQSIGEPGTQMTLKTFHFAGVASMNVTLGVPRIKEIINASNSIQTPILNIPLEVNDNYNFALMMKSKLEKTTIRDICMYIKEDYTSRGVFLSVKFNEELIQKLFLNINAYNIKDIILKQSHINKIKINKIHINVINKYKLHISLKNDEFIFFQMESLKKGLLDLLIYGDKDIKRCIIKKEDIEVTDNEDEICDDMGEYYNVSQGTELYEKTDNNKDENNIAIRVKKEESDDNLEKRENIIHMPEKDSVVSELKSEKKKYVEEDNKIDDNIIDDNIIDDNIIDDNIIDDNKIDDNIIDDNKIDDNIIDDNIIDDNNNKIDDNNNKIDDINNDRNNLNDNGSILENVEEHFLERLRYKIKEKNSKKENINKEPNLINLDTINLDTLNFDEINVHDINNEKIEFYDENLNICHGNKKHIQKKKKKKTVYSILVEGNSLNYVLGLEGVDFKHIISNHVINVFQVLGIEAARITIINEIKKCVEAYSIDIDIRHIMLLADIMAFTGDILGINRFGIQKARQSTLMLASFEETNEHLFVSSFFKNVDEINNISESIIVGKNIPIGTGAFQLLYDYKFEKETKNLTLLERAERETAIDY; encoded by the exons atgatgaagaagaaaaatatcGACATAGAGGAGCTTAAAAGGCTCATTGAAGAAAGTAGCATGAAGAAAAGATTTgtaaaagatataaaaagtaattgtgaaataaaaagtataaaaTTTGGTATTATGAGTAAAgaagatataataaaatattcagaagtgaaaataatgaatagAGAGATGTATAAGAATAATAGTGGTATACCTTATCCTTATGGTGTTTTAGATTTAAAACTTGGAGCTCATAAAAGTAATTCTATATGTGAAACATGTAATAAAAGATTAATTAATTGTTCAGGACATTTTGGTTATATAGAATTAAATTATCCAGTATTTCATATTggttattataaatatattatacatatattatattgtatatgtaaatattgttcaaacatattattatcaaaagaaaaaattgaattttattgtaatttaaaaaaaaaaagtacagatgattcattttataaaaaacatttatttaaaagaatattaaataattgtaaaaaagtaaataaatgttatatatgTGGTAATCCACAAGGagttattaaaaaaataataaaaccTAGCTTAGATCAATTTATGaaattaaaacatatattaaaaataaaagaaaatggaaaaatgattataaaagaagaagattTAAATAGTTTATATGTTTtgaaattatttaaaaatattaatcCTTATCATgttaaattattaaatatagaaaatccagaaaaattaattattacTGCTTTATTAGTACCACCAAATACAATCAGACCATCTGTTATAATTGATGAACATGGAACAGCTGAAGATGATTTAACTTGTATTCTTTCTGAAATAACACAATTAAATaatactatatataatcaatGTACTAATGGATATCAAACCAATCAATTTCTAGGGAATGTCGAATTCTTACAATTACAAATTACAAGATTTATTAATAGTGATTCACCAGCAGTGTCACAATTATTAGCAACACAAAATATCTCTAAACCAGGAAGAGGAATTTGTCAAAGATTAAAAGGAAAAGAAGGAAGATTTAGATGTAATTTATCAGGCAAAAGAGTTGACTTCTCTAGTAGAACAGTCATATCACCTGATCCAAATATATCTATAGATGAAGTCGTGATACCAAAAATTATTGCCATGAGATTGACATATCCTGAGACAgttaataaatataatattgataaattaaaaaggttaataaaaaatggTTGTAATAAATGGCCAGGTgcaaattatataataaagaagTCAAAAAAGGGTATTGACCCGTCTTCAGACATAAGTACcattcataataataatattaacaatatgaataatatgaataatattaacaatattaacaatatgaataatattaacaatattaacaatatgaataatagtagtaatatatttaatgttattaataattatattaataacaACAGTAACAATGttagatataatataaaagatgttaataataattcgtatactattaatagtaataatactttaaaagatatatcTCACATAGATAATGTGAACAATGATATAAAgaatagtaataataataataataataatagtaatagtaatagtaatatttataataataatatttataataataactATAATCACACACAAgataatgaagaagaaaGGAAAAATAGTCAATTCAATAAAATAAGTTTAAAATATgcaaataaaaatcatGTTATACaacatttaaatattgGAGATATAGTTGAAAGACATATATGTGATGGAgatattgttttatttaatagACAGCCATCTTTACATCGTATGTCTATTATGTGTCATAAAGCAAAAATTATGGATTACAAAACTTTTCGTTTTAATGAGTGTGTATGTTCTCCTTATAATGCTGATTTTGATGGTGATGAAATGAATTTGCATGTACCCCAAACAGAAGAAGCTCGTGCTGAAgctttatatttaatgaGTGTAAAACATAATTTAATAACTCCTAAGAATGGAGAAGTTATAATAGCATTAACACAAGATTTTTTATCAGCATCTTATATAATTACGAATAAAGATACATTTTTAGATAGAGATacattttgtttattatgTTCTTATTTCTCTGATGcttcattatatattgaattACCTATTCCAGCTATATTAAAGCCAAAAGAATTATGGACAGGAAAACAATTAATTAGTGTGTTAATAAAAccaaataaaaaagagaatacaattattaattttgaAATACAAGAAAGAGAATATTCTAATAAATATGGAGatttaaaacatttatGTGTAAATGATTCTTAtgtttgtttttataaatcTGAATTAATATGTGGTTCTTTAGGAAAAAAAGTATTAGGTTCTTCAAAGTATggtttattttattatttaattcatcACAATTCAAGTCATATAGCATTAAAGATTATGAATAGATTATCCAAATTAACTAGTAGatatttttctaataaAGGTATGACTATAGGTATTGACGATGTAACACCATCACCAACTTTAActgagaaaaaaaaagatttattattaaaaggatatgaaaaagtaaataatgaaattctattatataatgaaaagaaaatgcAAATACAACCAGGATGTACATTAGAAGAAACATTAGAAATCAAAGTAAAAAGTATACTTGATGATTTAAGAAATGATGCTGGAAAAACGTGTAATCAGtatttacattatttaaaCAAACCATTAATTATGTTTAATTCAGGAGCTAAAGGAGCATTAATTAATATAGCACAAATGATAGCATGTGTAGGACAACAAAATGTTGCAGGTCAAAGAATACAAAATGGTTTTATAAATAGAACATTACCACATTTCCATTTTCATTGTAAAGATTCAGAAAGTAGAGGTTTTGTACAAAACTCTTTTTATACAGGATTAAGTCCAACcgaatttttttttcatacTATGTCAGGTAGAGAAGGTTTAGTAGATACAGCTGTAAAAACAGCCGAAACTGGTTACATGCAAAGAAGACTTATGAAAGCTTTAGAAGATTTATCAATTCATTATGATTATTCTGTAAGATCATGTGATAAACAAATAGTACAATTTATATATGGAGATGATGCATTAAATCCTTCttatattgataataataatacatatcTTGATCAGTTTGATAAAGTATTTGATCATATTGTATCTATATCATCTAGTCATTTGTTATTATCTTATAAAAATCAAATACCTCACTTGGATAATATACAGcctaaaaataaaacaattaataataaatgggataaaaatagaaaatgTGATAGTAATATCAAATGTGATAGTAATATCAAATGTGATAGTAATATCAAATGTGATagtaataattattatgtcCATAACGAATCATGTGttatacataatattattaacagACTGgtttcaaataatattgtaGAAGAAGATCTATTCATACCTTTACAACATGATGAATTCTTagttaaaaaaattatggAATATTCTCCAAATATGGAATGTAATTATCAAGATATTATCACTAGTTTagatttaaataaaaatattccGTTTATACATGATCAGGAGGAAAATGATTCTTCTTCGAAGCTTTGTATAGAAGAACATATAActattaataatacatgtaatgataataataatatatatattgaacaaatggaaatgaaaaaattatataaaaataaaagaaaagaaaaacaatCATTTAAAACAACAATAACAGATATACATGAAGATTCTCAAGGATGCATCAACAAAGTCATAACAAATAATGCATGGAGTGCCTcagataaaaaaaaagaagaaatcTATCATTGTAATGATCATATTcaatatgatgataatatttcatgtgattatataaaatgtacAGATATACAAAACAAACATCATTTACTTAACCATCAGTTGTCtttaatacaaaataatgtCATATTACCACCTAATGATTATCATTCCATCTATCATTTTGTAAATGAATATAGAAATGTTGTcgaaataaaaaatttgatcgataaaaaaaaaattttccTGAACAAttcagaaaaaaaattggTACAGTCTAAATATAACAGCATGAGTAAaaacttaaaaaaaaaaatccagataattaataatatatatagaaatgAAAAGAAGAAATTAAATCGATGGAAAACTAAAATGGACAATCATGATGATTATTGGTCATCTGATCAGGATTCTGTGATTgtaaagaaaattataaaaataaaaaataaagaaaaaagaatatatcatcccaaagaagaaaaggaaattattgatataaataattataaacTCACAACaactaataataataatgataatgataataatgatgataataataataatgatgataataataataatgatgataataataataatgatagtaataataataataatattgatgaATTTACAACAACTATTCATATAGgtgataaaaataatgacTTCTCTgaagaatttttttataatataaatgaaaatgatatattatatcataataaatattatagacaaatatttaaaaatgtaattGGTTTTGTTAGTGTTTTTGAATATGTAGAATCATACAAACaacattatattttatttccatatgaaataataaaatggaCTAGCTTTTTATTAGAATATTTAACAGATATCATTCCTactaatatatttcttcatacgaaattatctaaaaaagaaaaaccaactcatcaaaaaaatacggggaaaatgaaaatatatatggaagaaataaaaaaatggttatttattaaagctataaatatatataaatattttagTTTTAAAAAATCTATTGAAttaatcaaaaaaaatgattattttaattatattattaaaaattatgatatatcacatagatatattattcataattattcttttattaatttaaaacagttatatctttttatcttttttaatatatataaatattttaaatatatatctacaCCCGGTGATGCTGTAGGTTCAATATCAGCTCAGTCCATTGGTGAGCCCGGAACACAAATGACATTGAAGACTTTTCACTTTGCAG gTGTGGCTAGCATGAATGTGACATTAGGTGTTCCTAgaataaaagaaataattaaCGCATCTAACAGTATTCAAACACCAATATTAAACATCCCTTTAGAAGTGAAcgataattataattttgcTTTAATGATGAAATCTAAATTAGAAAAGACAACAATACGTGATAtttgtatgtatataaaagaagatTATACTAGTCGAGGTGTATTTCTATCTGTAAAATTTAATGAAGAATTAATTCAGAAGCTTTTTCTAAATATCAATGCATACAATATCaaagatattatattaaaacaaagtcatattaataaaataaaaattaataaaatacatattaatgtaataaataaatacaaattacatatttctttaaaaaatgatgaatttatattttttcaaatgGAATCCTTAAAAAAGGGTTTACTAGATCTATTGATTTATGGAGATAAAGATATTAAAAGATGtatcataaaaaaagaagatattGAAGTAACAGATAATGAAGATGAAATATGTGATGATATGGGTGAGTATTATAATGTTTCTCAAGGCACAGAGTTATATGAAAAAAcagataataataaagacGAAAACAATATTGCTATTCGTGTTAAGAAAGAAGAAAGTGATGATAATCTCGAGAAGAGAGagaatattattcatatgcCAGAAAAGGATAGCGTTGTTAGTGAATTGAAGagtgaaaaaaaaaagtatgTTGAGGAGgataataaaattgatgataatataattgatgataatataattgatgataatataattgatgataatatcattgatgataataaaattgatgataatataattgatgataataaaattgatgataatataattgatgataatataattgatgataataataataaaattgatgataataataataaaattgatGATATTAACAATGATCGAAACAATCTTAATGACAATGGTAGCATATTAGAAAATGTCGAAGAACATTTTTTAGAAAGGTTAAGatacaaaataaaagaaaaaaattctaaaaaagaaaatataaataaagaacCCAACCTTATAAATTTAGACACTATAAATTTAGATACATTAAACTTTGACGAAATAAATGTAcatgatattaataatgagAAAATCGAATTTTATGATGAgaatttaaatatatgtcatggaaacaaaaaacatattcaaaaaaaaaagaaaaaaaaaactgTATACTCAATATTAGTAGAAGGAAATTCATTGAATTATGTTCTTGGTTTAGAAGGTGTTGATTTTAAGCACATCATTTCTAATCATGTCATAAACGTTTTTCAA GTTTTGGGTATAGAAGCAGCCAgaataacaataataaatgaaattaaaaaatgtgtAGAAGCTTATAGTATTGATATAGACATTAGACACATTATGCTCCTAGCCGATATTATGGCCTTTAC tgGAGATATTTTAGGTATAAACAGGTTTGGAATACAAAAGGCTCGACAGAGTACCTTAATGTTAGCATCTTTTGAAGAAACCAATGAACATTTATTTgtttcatcattttttaaaaatgtggatgaaataaataatataagtGAGAGTATAATTGTAGGAAAAAACATACCTATTGGAACTGGAGCCTTTCAACTTCTTTATGATTATAAATT tGAGAAggaaacaaaaaatttaaCACTCCTCGAAAGGGCAGAAAGAGAAACAGCAATAGATTATTAA